In Pedobacter sp. WC2423, the following are encoded in one genomic region:
- the pseC gene encoding UDP-4-amino-4,6-dideoxy-N-acetyl-beta-L-altrosamine transaminase — protein MNSKPIPYGRQNITPEDIQVVIDTLQSDYLTQGPKVLEFEQHFAEYIGVKYAVAVANGTAALHLCTLALAVTEGDKVITTPITFAASANCVRYCGGEVVFSDIDPETYLLDIHKVRALLEASPKGTYKGIIPVDFAGRAVDLEAFRTLADEFGLWIIEDACHAPGGFFTDSNNVQQNCGNGNFADLAIFSFHPVKHIACGEGGMITTNDEKLYQKLLQLRTHGIVKKDELYTNSKDFANGQDGAADYPGWYMEMQTLGFNYRITDFQAALGTSQLKRAEAGLVRRREIADIYAKAFSGKSFLNGQSGAVTGHAYHLYVLESKDRLGLYNYLKANNIFAQVHYIPCHLMPYYRESGWKEGDMPLAENYYKGCLSLPMYPTLTADEQQLVISLILKYYGE, from the coding sequence TCAGGGACCAAAAGTTCTTGAGTTTGAACAGCATTTCGCAGAATATATAGGTGTTAAATATGCCGTGGCTGTAGCTAATGGAACAGCAGCATTACATTTATGTACGCTGGCATTAGCTGTTACTGAAGGTGATAAAGTAATCACAACACCAATTACTTTTGCTGCATCAGCTAATTGTGTACGCTATTGTGGGGGAGAGGTGGTTTTCAGTGATATAGATCCTGAAACTTATTTGCTGGATATTCATAAGGTAAGAGCTTTATTGGAGGCGTCTCCTAAAGGCACTTATAAAGGGATTATTCCTGTTGATTTTGCTGGAAGGGCTGTAGATCTGGAAGCATTCAGAACACTGGCGGATGAATTTGGGTTATGGATTATAGAAGATGCCTGTCATGCTCCCGGAGGATTTTTTACTGACAGTAATAATGTGCAGCAAAATTGTGGTAATGGTAACTTTGCTGACCTGGCAATTTTCTCCTTCCACCCTGTAAAACATATTGCTTGCGGAGAAGGGGGAATGATCACTACCAATGATGAGAAACTTTATCAGAAACTTCTGCAATTAAGGACTCACGGTATTGTGAAGAAGGATGAGTTATATACCAATAGTAAAGACTTTGCCAATGGTCAGGATGGTGCTGCTGATTATCCGGGCTGGTATATGGAAATGCAGACTTTAGGATTTAATTACCGGATCACAGATTTTCAGGCAGCTTTAGGAACAAGCCAGTTAAAAAGGGCAGAAGCAGGATTAGTAAGAAGAAGAGAAATAGCTGACATATATGCGAAAGCATTCTCTGGTAAATCATTTTTAAATGGGCAATCAGGGGCAGTAACTGGTCATGCTTATCATTTGTATGTTTTAGAATCTAAAGACAGATTAGGGTTATACAACTATCTGAAAGCTAATAATATCTTTGCACAAGTACATTATATCCCCTGCCATCTGATGCCCTATTACAGAGAATCAGGCTGGAAAGAAGGGGATATGCCTTTGGCTGAGAACTACTATAAAGGATGTCTGAGTCTTCCCATGTATCCGACTTTAACTGCTGATGAACAGCAACTGGTAATCTCGCTAATCCTTAAATATTATGGAGAATAA
- a CDS encoding aminotransferase class III-fold pyridoxal phosphate-dependent enzyme: MTNHMGKGQELYEKAKTLIPGGTMLLSKRPEMFLPDQWPAYFSKAKGCKIWDLDGKELLDMCIMGIGTNTLGYGNDEVDAAVMETVKSGNMSTLSCPEEVYLAEKLVEINPWADMVRFARSGGEANSIAIRIARAASGKDKVAICGYHGWHDWYLSANLNGGDDLSGHLLPGLNPNGVPKNLKNTVYPFHYNNYEELLSIVENNEIGVIKMEVVRNFGPEDNFLQKVRDLATAKNIVLIFDECTSGFRETFGGIYKKYGVEPDMAMYGKTIGNGYALTAIVGRKSVMEATQTTFISSTFWTERIGPTAALATLKVMERIKSWDIITATGKKMQAGWTTLADTHGLSITLAGIPALTTYSFNSQKALEYKTLVAQEMLKKGILASTNFYACTEHSDEMLETYFNALDEVFAKIAQCEKDILKVESLLEGPVCHSGFKRLN; the protein is encoded by the coding sequence ATGACTAATCACATGGGAAAAGGACAAGAGTTATATGAAAAAGCTAAAACATTGATACCTGGTGGTACAATGTTGTTATCCAAAAGACCTGAAATGTTTTTACCTGACCAGTGGCCGGCTTACTTTTCTAAAGCAAAAGGATGCAAAATATGGGATCTTGATGGTAAAGAATTGTTAGACATGTGTATCATGGGTATCGGAACCAATACACTGGGTTATGGTAATGATGAAGTTGATGCAGCTGTAATGGAAACTGTAAAAAGTGGAAATATGAGTACACTGAGCTGTCCTGAAGAAGTATATCTGGCAGAGAAGCTGGTAGAAATCAATCCATGGGCAGATATGGTAAGATTTGCAAGGAGTGGGGGCGAAGCGAATTCGATAGCGATACGTATCGCAAGAGCGGCCTCAGGTAAAGATAAAGTGGCTATTTGTGGTTACCATGGGTGGCATGACTGGTATTTGTCTGCAAACCTGAACGGTGGTGATGATTTATCCGGACATTTACTGCCTGGCTTAAACCCTAACGGGGTGCCAAAGAATTTGAAAAATACGGTTTATCCGTTTCACTATAATAACTATGAAGAGCTATTATCTATAGTAGAGAATAATGAAATTGGTGTGATCAAGATGGAAGTTGTACGTAACTTCGGTCCTGAAGATAATTTCCTGCAAAAAGTAAGAGACCTGGCAACAGCTAAAAATATTGTGCTGATTTTTGATGAGTGTACTTCAGGATTCAGAGAGACTTTTGGTGGTATATACAAAAAATATGGTGTAGAACCGGATATGGCAATGTACGGGAAAACTATCGGTAACGGATATGCTTTAACGGCCATCGTTGGAAGAAAATCTGTCATGGAAGCTACTCAGACTACCTTCATCAGCAGTACTTTCTGGACAGAGAGAATCGGCCCGACGGCTGCACTTGCAACTTTAAAAGTAATGGAACGCATTAAATCATGGGATATCATTACGGCAACCGGTAAAAAAATGCAGGCTGGCTGGACTACTCTGGCAGATACGCACGGTTTATCGATTACCCTGGCAGGAATACCCGCACTGACTACTTATAGTTTTAATAGCCAGAAGGCATTGGAATATAAAACGCTTGTGGCACAGGAAATGTTAAAGAAAGGAATTCTGGCCAGTACTAATTTCTATGCTTGTACGGAGCACAGTGATGAAATGCTGGAAACTTATTTCAATGCACTGGACGAGGTTTTTGCTAAGATTGCCCAGTGTGAAAAAGATATACTAAAGGTGGAAAGCCTTTTAGAAGGACCGGTTTGTCATTCAGGATTTAAGCGTTTAAATTAA
- the pseG gene encoding UDP-2,4-diacetamido-2,4,6-trideoxy-beta-L-altropyranose hydrolase translates to MERPAIFFRVDANTTIGLGHVVRCIALAQMLQKEFTITFAAREIPAGTGTDIQQLGFNLLLLENEENFIALLKKNDIVVLDHYGLDSAYQKLVKDKGSRLVCIDDLHDKEFFADLIINHAPGIDATDYHSKPYTQFALGLDYVLLRPPFLNSPGLSEAKPDSVFVCFGGADPKNITQLVTAILKDDKRFKSITIVAGTAYQYMDELKLSIADDPRFNLFHSITPEVMRDLMAAAELAIVPASGILQEVLAAGRQVISGMYVENQKNFFEKYKALDYFISAEYFSKEAIVKAVDLFFKSPVKLNKRLVDGKSGIRLLKYFKQFQTEDKVLLREALESDLLKTFEWAANSEVRRFSFNKGTIDFEGHKKWFLAKLNDKHCFYYLGELEQKVFGSIRFDMDGNTANISYLVDPGFQNRGLGTVLLKKGLDLLLTQSDENISTICGEVLSENTASVKVFQKLGYGVEFNSSTNFVKFSKRIRP, encoded by the coding sequence TTGGAAAGACCAGCTATATTTTTTAGGGTAGATGCGAATACTACCATTGGCCTTGGGCATGTAGTGCGTTGTATTGCCCTGGCTCAAATGCTGCAAAAGGAATTTACGATTACTTTTGCAGCCAGAGAGATTCCGGCTGGTACTGGCACTGATATTCAGCAGCTCGGTTTTAATCTTCTCCTTCTTGAAAATGAAGAGAATTTTATAGCCTTATTGAAGAAAAATGATATAGTGGTGCTGGATCATTATGGTCTGGATTCAGCTTATCAAAAATTGGTTAAAGACAAAGGATCAAGATTAGTTTGTATAGACGATTTACATGATAAAGAGTTTTTTGCAGATCTGATTATTAACCACGCACCGGGTATTGATGCTACTGACTATCACAGTAAACCTTATACCCAGTTTGCACTGGGATTGGATTATGTCTTGTTACGTCCGCCTTTTCTGAACAGTCCGGGTTTGAGCGAAGCAAAGCCTGATTCAGTTTTTGTTTGTTTTGGGGGAGCTGATCCAAAGAATATCACACAGCTGGTGACAGCTATTCTTAAGGATGATAAGCGGTTTAAAAGCATAACGATAGTTGCAGGGACTGCGTATCAGTATATGGATGAATTAAAGCTTTCTATTGCTGATGATCCGAGGTTCAACTTATTTCATTCCATTACACCTGAAGTCATGCGGGATTTAATGGCAGCGGCTGAATTAGCAATAGTTCCTGCCAGTGGTATTTTGCAGGAAGTGTTAGCTGCGGGCAGACAGGTAATCTCAGGCATGTATGTGGAGAACCAGAAGAATTTCTTCGAAAAATATAAGGCATTGGATTATTTCATATCTGCTGAATACTTTTCAAAAGAAGCCATTGTGAAGGCGGTAGATTTATTCTTTAAAAGCCCTGTTAAGCTTAATAAAAGGTTAGTAGATGGTAAATCAGGGATCAGGTTGCTGAAATATTTTAAGCAGTTTCAGACTGAGGATAAAGTTTTGCTCAGGGAAGCTTTGGAAAGTGATTTATTAAAGACTTTTGAATGGGCTGCCAATAGTGAAGTCAGAAGGTTCTCTTTTAATAAGGGCACAATTGATTTTGAAGGCCATAAAAAATGGTTTCTGGCTAAATTAAATGATAAACATTGTTTTTATTATTTGGGAGAGCTGGAGCAGAAAGTATTTGGATCAATAAGATTTGATATGGATGGAAATACGGCAAATATCAGTTACCTGGTAGATCCCGGTTTCCAGAACAGGGGTTTAGGTACTGTATTATTAAAAAAGGGATTGGATTTACTCCTGACACAATCAGATGAAAATATATCCACTATTTGTGGTGAAGTTTTGTCTGAAAACACAGCGTCAGTAAAGGTTTTCCAAAAGCTCGGTTATGGAGTAGAATTCAATTCGTCAACTAATTTTGTTAAATTTAGCAAGCGAATCCGGCCTTGA
- a CDS encoding aldo/keto reductase, whose protein sequence is MQATNKIVLGTVQFGLTYGINNTSGKPNQEKVNEILATAYDAGICYLDTAEAYGDAHQVIGEFHKTHPDQIFHIITKLPHNLEGDVDQKIEKYLVELNVSQLHAILFHSYRTYKENQHIIQLLNTYKKAGKIEYIGVSVYTNEQIEDVIEDDEIDLIQLPFNLFDNLNLREDTLKRARMKGKIVHTRSAFLQGLFFTSLQTANETALSLAAELEYIRELSKSYQVSLPKMALNYCLQQPDIDNVLIGVDNLEHLNQNILDADYSLSQNLLNDINTIIVKDVTLLNPSLWNR, encoded by the coding sequence ATGCAAGCTACAAATAAGATTGTATTGGGTACAGTCCAGTTTGGCCTTACCTATGGCATCAATAATACTTCGGGGAAACCCAATCAGGAAAAAGTAAATGAAATCTTAGCTACTGCTTATGATGCTGGTATCTGTTATCTGGATACGGCAGAAGCCTATGGCGATGCACATCAGGTTATAGGAGAGTTTCACAAAACACATCCTGATCAGATTTTTCACATTATCACTAAATTACCTCATAATCTTGAAGGTGATGTAGATCAAAAGATAGAAAAGTACCTGGTAGAATTAAATGTGAGTCAGCTGCATGCTATACTTTTCCATTCTTACCGGACTTACAAAGAAAATCAGCATATCATTCAATTGTTAAATACCTATAAGAAAGCAGGTAAGATTGAATATATAGGAGTGTCAGTTTATACAAATGAACAGATTGAGGATGTTATTGAAGATGATGAAATAGATCTGATCCAACTTCCTTTTAACCTGTTTGATAATCTTAATTTAAGAGAAGATACGCTAAAAAGAGCGAGAATGAAGGGTAAGATCGTTCATACGCGATCTGCTTTTTTACAAGGTTTGTTTTTCACTTCATTACAGACTGCAAATGAAACAGCCTTGTCTTTGGCAGCCGAACTTGAGTATATACGTGAATTGAGTAAGTCTTACCAGGTTTCATTGCCTAAAATGGCACTGAATTATTGTTTGCAGCAACCTGACATAGATAATGTGTTAATTGGTGTAGATAACCTGGAGCATCTCAATCAAAATATACTGGACGCAGACTATAGCTTATCTCAGAATCTTCTGAATGATATTAATACGATCATCGTCAAAGATGTTACTTTATTAAATCCTTCTTTATGGAACAGGTAA
- a CDS encoding NTP transferase domain-containing protein: MEQVKTLLITQARTGSTRLPGKVLMKINGQELLKIHLDRIKKCRLVDKIVVATTIVKEDDVISSLAEQWGIHCSRGAVDDVLDRFYQAAKDIKPEWVIRVTSDCPLIDPELIDAVIALAQVNQADYCANILVEQFPDGQDVEIFKFSALEKAWIDAQLKSEREHVTPYIRANSTYNGGELFTSVNLPCAHDFSDVRMTVDEPRDFELMEKLIHDLGTAESWLTYTKYIIKNNLHKINANIIRNEGLLKSLKND, translated from the coding sequence ATGGAACAGGTAAAAACATTACTAATTACGCAGGCGCGTACAGGCAGTACACGTCTGCCAGGAAAAGTCCTGATGAAAATAAACGGACAGGAGCTTTTAAAAATACACCTGGACCGGATAAAAAAATGCAGGCTCGTAGACAAAATCGTTGTCGCTACAACTATAGTTAAGGAAGATGATGTGATTTCATCATTGGCTGAACAATGGGGTATTCATTGCTCAAGAGGAGCTGTGGATGATGTACTGGATAGATTTTACCAGGCAGCAAAAGATATTAAGCCTGAGTGGGTTATTCGTGTTACTTCAGATTGTCCGTTAATTGATCCTGAACTGATAGATGCTGTAATTGCTTTAGCTCAGGTGAACCAGGCAGATTATTGTGCAAACATCCTGGTAGAGCAGTTCCCTGATGGACAGGATGTGGAAATATTTAAGTTTTCTGCACTGGAAAAAGCATGGATTGACGCACAGTTGAAATCAGAGAGAGAACATGTTACACCTTATATAAGAGCAAATTCAACTTACAATGGCGGTGAGTTATTCACTTCTGTAAATCTTCCCTGTGCACATGATTTTTCTGATGTACGGATGACTGTTGATGAACCCCGGGATTTTGAATTGATGGAAAAGCTGATCCATGATTTAGGGACTGCAGAATCCTGGTTAACCTATACAAAATACATTATCAAGAATAATCTCCATAAAATCAACGCTAATATCATAAGAAATGAAGGATTGTTAAAATCCTTGAAAAATGACTAA